gtgaTTCATATATTGATTTGGCATATAATAGAGAGTATAAAAGTTGTGAATGTCATTATAAAGGTCAGAAGTTTTTATGTGTAAGTCATGGAGTTGGATCAGCAGGTTGTGCAATATGTTTTGAAGAATTAATGAATAATGGAGCAAAAGTAATAATACGTGCAGGTTCTTGTGGTTCACTTCAACCTGGTTTAATGAAAAGAGgtgatatatgtatatgtaatgcTGCTGTAAGAGAAGATAGAGTTTctcatttattaatatattctgaTTTCCCAGCTGTTGCTGATTATGAAGTATATGCCACGTTAAATAAGTGCGCACAAGAATTGAATGTACCTGTATTCAATGGTATTAGCCTTTCATCAGACTTATATTATCCACATAAGATTATTCCAACAAGACTAGAAGATTATTCTAAGGCAAATGTGGCTGTTGTAGAAATGGAGGTTGCTACTCTCATGGTTATGGGTACATtaagaaaagtaaaaacagGTGGAATCTTCATTGTTGATGGTTGTCCTTTAAAATGGGATGAAGGAGATTTTGACAACAATTTAGTACCCGATAGGTTAGAAAATATGATTAAAATTTCTCTTAATGCGTGTGCACAATTGGCCAAAAAATATTAGGACGGAGGGTGTAGTTACTTGAGCTACGTTTATCAGTTTAGAGGAAGAATGAGTGCAAATATTTGTATGCTTTAATATGTGCATGTGTGAATATCTCTACCGTGTTAATACTTGTGCATGTGTGAATATCTCTACCGTGTTAATACTTGTGCATGTGTGAATATCTCTACCGTGTTAATACTTGTGCATGTGTGAATATCTCTACCGTGTTAATACTTGTGCATGTGTGAATATCTATACCGTGTTAATACTTGTGCATGTGTGAATATCTCTACCGTGTTAATACTTGTGCATGTGTGAATATCTATACCGTGTTAATACTTGTGCATATGTGCACACTGGGAGATATAGAAGCGAAACATGAGCTCTTCATAACCCCCATACATttagctatttttttttttttttttcttttcacatAATATGCACCTATTACTCCACCCC
The window above is part of the Plasmodium malariae genome assembly, chromosome: 10 genome. Proteins encoded here:
- the PNP gene encoding purine nucleoside phosphorylase, putative, yielding MSEPQRHIKLTKEQTTPIVLVVGDPGRVDKVKLLCDSYIDLAYNREYKSCECHYKGQKFLCVSHGVGSAGCAICFEELMNNGAKVIIRAGSCGSLQPGLMKRGDICICNAAVREDRVSHLLIYSDFPAVADYEVYATLNKCAQELNVPVFNGISLSSDLYYPHKIIPTRLEDYSKANVAVVEMEVATLMVMGTLRKVKTGGIFIVDGCPLKWDEGDFDNNLVPDRLENMIKISLNACAQLAKKY